In one Nicotiana tomentosiformis chromosome 6, ASM39032v3, whole genome shotgun sequence genomic region, the following are encoded:
- the LOC104097288 gene encoding uncharacterized protein translates to MEVNEEHPVIEVARPNLANMTQAIVKPDFMGHFKHKQYMVQLIQSTGQYVGLSHEDPQRHIQNILEITDTYNYPNVSKDYTKPLRSQILGFQQRDGETLRQAWERYKKLLRDCPHHCQTDEVLGHTFIDGLDEASKMNLDSACGDSCMQGDGEPRRSLKQKAVGVIELDDFLAMREDIARLANQMNKMAMHQAQQMQHVQHISTCCELCSEGHTSDICPVNPEFIYYVGEKSSSRCGDLRNGRELVEVPKKKKEQSGLKEERVPKPVEVDERNKTKSEQISERVPPSFPQRLRKKNDDHIFHKFLDMLKQIQLNIPLVDMLREFPKYAKYIKDIVANKRRLTEFESVALTEEYTYRIQHKLPQKLKDPGSFTIPVRIGEIDVGRSLCDLDASINLMPLSVFK, encoded by the exons ATGGAAGTTAATGAAGAGCATCCGGTGATAGAAGTTGCAAGGCCCAATCTGGCTAACATGACTCAGGCAATTGTGAAGCCTGATTTCATGGGTCACTTTAAAcacaaacagtacatggtacagctgattcaatccacagggcaatatgtgggtctatctcatgaagacccacagaggcacattcagaacatCCTGGAAATTacagacacttacaattatccgaatgtttccaaggactat ACAAAGCCGCTAaggagccagattcttgggtttCAACAACGAGATGGCGAGACTCTTCgacaagcttgggaaagatacaagaagctactcagagactgcccacatcattgtcagactgatgaggtgttGGGTCACACTTTCATTGATGGGTtagacgaggcatcaaagatgaatcttgactcagcatgTGGGgatagttgcatg CAAGGAGATGGGGAACCACGGAGATCACTTAAACAAAAGGCAGTAGGTGTGATCGAGCTTGATGATTTCTTAGCCATGAGGGAAGATATAGCGAGAttagcaaatcagatgaataaaaTGGCAATGCACCAAgcacaacagatgcaacatgtgCAACATATATCTACTTGCTGCGAGTTATGTAGTGAAGGTCACACAAGTGACATATGCCCCGTGAATCCTGAATTCATCTACTATGTGGG AGAAAAATCCTCAAGTCGATGCGGTGACTTGAGAAATGGGAGAGAGTTGGTAGAAGTGCCTAAGAAGAAAAAGGAGCAGTCTGGGCTCAAAGAAGAAAGAGTGCCAAAACCTGTAGAGGTAGATGAGAGAAACAAAACAAAGTCTGAGCAAATATCAGAGAGGGTGCCACCCTCTTTTCCTCAAAGATTGAGAAAGAAGAATGATGACCACATATTTCACAAATTTCTAGATATGCTGAAGCAGATACAATTGAACATCCCTTTGGTGGACATGCTCCGTGAGTTcccaaaatatgcaaaatatattAAGGATATAGTGGCAAATAAAAGGAGGTTAACTGAGTTTGAGTCCgtcgcacttactgaggagtaCACTTACAGGATTCAACATAAGCTTccacaaaagcttaaggatccgggTAGTTTTACCATCCCTGTGAGGATTGGTGAAATTGATGTGGGTAGATCCTTGTGTGATTTGGATGCAAGTATCAATCTGATGCCGTTGTCAGTGTTCAAATAA